The sequence TGACGGTGCAGCCTCATCGGCAACGCGCCCTGCCCTCAAGGCTCCTGAAGGTTCTTGCTGCAAGAATGCAAACCTTGCCGCAGCGAGACCGTACGAGCCCGACAGGTCCCGGTCAACCCTTTGGACATCACCCGCTCACATCCACGAAATACCGCAGATTTGTTCCTGCAAGGTCTTACGCAAGACATTGCAGCCCTGTTACGTTTCTCCCGACTCCGGTCCGGTCGGCCGGGGGTCCCGTTACCCCGGGCCCCACGCGCCCGGCCGGCCGGGCCGGTCAGGGACAAGAGGGGCGCCGGCGGTCACACCTCCCCGCCGACCCAATCCGGGTCGACCTCCGGTGCCTCTCCTGTGTCATCCCGCCCGGCCCGCCCCGGGCCCGCCCCCGGCCCGCTCCCGGGCCGCGACTAGGCTCGCCCCATGTGGCCAGGACAGCAGTCGCCCCCCGATCAGCCGAACCAGCAGGGCTCGCCGCAGAGTTCGGCCCCCGCACAGCCCGGCCGGGGCAGCCCCGACTGGCACGCCGCACCCACGCTCGGCATCAACACCCCCGAACCGCCCCGCCGCCGCAACCGGACCACGGTCACCGTGGTGGCCGCCTGCGCGGCGGTCGTCGTGGCCTGCGCCGCGGTGGGCTATCTGGCACTGCGCGACGACGGGAAGGACGAGGCCGGTCCGCAGCCTTCGCCGTCCGCGTCGGCGAGCGCCTCCGCGAGCGCCGGCGGCACGGGCCGGGGCGCGGGCGGCGGCGGTTCGGGCCCGCTCGTCGCCGGCTGGAAGACGGTGGTCAACGCCAAGCGCGGCATCACCTTCGACGTGCCCGCCTCCTGGGCGCGGAAGTCCGCGGACTGGGTGAGCTATGTCGCCGAGAACGACGACCCCAAGGAGAAGCCGCTGGTCGCGATGATGGCGCCGGCGGTCCTCAAGGAGAAGTGGTGCACGTCCGACGACGACAAGGACGGCACCCCGGACGCGTACGCGCTCGCCTCGACGGGCACCACCGGGGAGCAGGGGTCGAAGAGTGCGGCCGAGGCCGCCGAGGACACGGCCGAGACCTGGGTCTACGGCCTCTACACCCAGCCCGACCGCTCGCGCCTCACGATCGGTGAACCCGAGTCCTTCCGGACGACGTCGGGCGTCGAGGGCAGTCTTGTGACCGTCACCTCGTCCGGGAAGCCGAAGAAGGACAAGTGCGACACCGACGGCAAGGCGGTGACGTTCGCCTTCAAGAACGCGGAGGGCAGGTTCGTCTCGTGGACCTATGTCGGCGCGCACGGTGTCCCCGACGAGGTGCCGGACGCGACGATCCGTCAGATCCTGGGCACCGTACGCCTCTTCAAGGAGGGCGACGGCGGGGAGTGAGCGGAACGGGTGCGGGGCCGGCCCCCCTCCGGCCGGCCCCGCACCCGCGCTCGTCACGGCGTCAGGCGCTGCGGAGAGCCGCCGTGGAACCCCGTACCACCAGCTCCGGCTGGAACACGTACTCCGTGCGCTGCACGGGGCTGCCGCCGATCTCCTCCAGGAGCGCGCCCACGGCGGCCGCCGCCATCGCCTGCACCGGCTGGCGCACCGTGGTCAGCGGCGGGTCGGTGAACGCGATGAGCTGCGAGTCGTCGAAGCCGACCACGGAGACGTCGCGCGGCACTTCGAGCCCGCGGTCCCGGGCCGCACGCACCACGCCCAGCGCCATCAGGTCGCTGCCGCAGACGATGCCGGTGCACCCCCGGTCGAGCAGCGCGCCGGCCGCGACCTGGCCGCCCTCGACGCTGAACAGCGTGGAGCACACCAGGAGTTCGGCGTCCGCGCGGTCCAGGCCCAGCACGGAGACCGCGGCGTCCACGAAGCCGTCCCGCTTGCGGCGCGAGGGCACATAGCGCTGCGGTCCGATGGCGAGACCGACCCGGCGGTGGCCGAGTTCGGCGAGATGGCTCACGGCCATCCGCACGGCGGCGGTGTCGTCGGGCGAGACGAACGGGGCGCTGATGCGCTCGTTGTAGCCGTTGATCAGGACGAACGGCACGCCGCGCTCGCTCAGCGCGGCGTAGCGCGCCGGGTCGGCCGAGGTGTCGGCGTGCAGCCCGGAGAGGAACACGATGCCGCCGACGCCGCGTTCGACGAGCTGCTCGACGAGTTCGTCCTCGGTGGCGCCGCCGGGCAGCTGGGTGCAGAGCACCGGGGTGTAGCCGTGTCCGGCGAGCACCTGCTCCACGGACTGGGCGAAGGCCGGGAAGATCGGGTTGGTGAGCTCGGGGGTCACCAGCCCGATCAGCCCGGCGCTGCGCTGCCGCAGCCGCACGGGCCGTTCGTAGCCCAGGATGTCGAGCGCCGCGAGCACCCGCTGACGCGTGGTGTCCGCGACGCCCGGCTTGCCGTTGAGGACCCGGCTGACGGTGGCCTCGCTGACGGACGCCTGGCCGGCGATGTCCGACAGCCTGAGCGCACCGCCCGCGCCGGGGCCCCTCGGCAGGGGGACGGTCGTCACACCGTCCACCACACCGTGGTGTCCGCGGGCAGCTCGACCGTGTCGCCGTCGGTACCGACCGGGGCGCTGGACAGCAGGACCGTGCCCTGTACGGGGACGCGGACCGGTTCGCCCGTGGTGTTGACGGTGCAGACGAAGCCGGGGCGCGCGAAGGCGAGCAGCCCCTCGGGGGCGTCCAGCCACCGCACGTCGGTGCCCGCGCCGAGCCCGGGGTGGGCCCGGCGGGCGGCGATGGCGGCCCGGTACAGCTCCAGGGTGGAGCCGGTCGCGCCGGTCTGCGCCTCGACGCTCAGCTCGCCCCAGCCGGCGGGCTGCGGAAGCCAGCTGCCGCCCGCGCCGAAGCCGTACGAGGTGCCCTCGCGGGTCCACGGGACCGGGACGCGGCAGCCGTCGCGGAAGCCGTCCTGGCCGTCGGCCCGGAAGAACGACGGGTCCTGGCGGGCCTCGTCGGGCAGGTCGGTGACGTCGGGCAGGCCGAGCTCCTCGCCCTGGTAGACGTAGGCGGAGCCGGGCAGCGCCAGCATCAGCAGGCTGGCCGCGCGGGCCCGGCGCAGGCCCAGCTCGCGGTCGCCGGGGGTGCGGATCTGGGTGCCGAGACCGGCCGGGTTGGCGAACCGGGTGGCGTGCCGGGTGACGTCGTGGTTGGAGAGCACCCAGGTGGTGGGGGCGCCGACCGGCCGCATGGCGTCGAGCGAGGTGTCGATGACCTCGCGGAGCGCGGCGGCGTCCCAGGCGGTGGCCAGGTACTGGAAGTTGAAGGCCTGGTGCATCTCGTCGGGGCGCACGTAGTTGGCGGTGCGCTCGACGGTGGGGGTCCACGCCTCGGCCACGGCGATCCGCCCACCCGTCGCCCGCCCCCGCCCTTCTGCGGAAGGCCCTGCGGGCCCCATCGTATCGGGGTACTCGTCGAGGATGGTCCGCCAGCTGCGGTAGATCTCGTGCACCCCGTCCTGGTCGAAGAACGGCATGACATCGTTTCCGAGCAGCTTCAGCTGGTCGTGGGTGCCGAGGTCCGGCAGCCCCTCCGCCTTGACGAGGCCGTGCGCGACGTCCACGCGGAAGCCGTCGACGCCCATGTCGAGCCAGAAGCGCAGGATCGAGCGGAACTCGTCGGCGACGGCCGGGTGCTCCCAGTTGAAGTCGGGCTGCTCGGGCGCGAAGAGGTGGAGGTACCACTCGCCGGGGGTGCCGTCCGGGTTCACCGTGCGGGTCCAGGCGGGGCCGCCGAAGATGGACTCCCAGTCGTTGGGCGGGAGTTCGCCGTTCGCGCCCTTGCCGGGGCGGAAGTGGTAGCGGTCGCGCAGGGCGGAGCCGGGGCCCTCGGTGAGCGCGCGCTTGAACCACTCGTGCTGGTCGGAGGAGTGGTTGGGCACCAGGTCGACGATGATCCGCAGGCCGAGGTCGTGGGCGTCGCGGATCAGCGCGTCGGCGTCCAGCAGGGTGCCGAACATCGGGTCGATGGCCCGGTAGTCGGCGACGTCGTAGCCGGCGTCGGCCTGCGGGGACGCGTAGAACGGGCTGAGCCAGACCGCGTCGACGCCCAGCTCCTTGAGGTACGGAAGTCTGCCGCGTACGCCTGCGAGATCGCCCATGCCGTCGCCGTTGCCGTCGGCGAAGCTGCGCGGATAGACCTGGTAGATCACCGCGTCCTGCCACCAGCCGGTGCGGTGGCCCGCGGCGGCGTCGTCGGACGTGCCGGTGGAGGGGGCAGCGAGGTGCTGGGTCATGTCGTCCCTGGGGTGTCTGGGTGGGGGTGGCGCCGGGACCGGGTCGGGATGCCGGCGCCACCGTGACTGGTGCGTGCGTGCGGGTCGTACGGGCGGTACTCAGCCCTTGACGGCTCCGGCGGACATGCCGGTGACCAGGTGCTTCTGGGCGAACAGGAACACCAGGGCCGCGGGTATCGCGATCAGTACGGACGCGGCGGTCATCGGGCCCCACTGGGCGCCGTACTGGTTGACGAACAGCTGGAGTCCGCCCGCGAGGGTGAGGTTGTCCTCGCCGACCATGAAGGCGGAGGCGTACGCCACCTCGCCCCAGGCGGTGATGAAGGAGTAGAACGCGGTGACGGCGAGGCCGGGCTTGGCCAGCGGCAGGATGAGCCGCCAGAACGTGCCGAACGGGGTGAGGCCGTCGACCTGCCCCGACTCGTCGATCTCGCGCGGGATGGTGTCGAAGAAGCCCTTCATCATCCAGGCACAGAACGGCACCGAGATGGTCAGGTACGTGATGACGAGGCCGGCGGGCTTATTGAGCAGCCCCATGCCCGCCATGATGTTGTAGATCGGCACGATGAGGACGGCGACCGGGAACATCTGGGTGATCAGCAGCGTCCACATCAGCCCGCGCTTGCCGGGGAAGCGGAAGCGGCTGACGGCGTAGCCGGTGGAGGCGGAGACGATGACGCCGATGAGCGTGGTGAGGCTCGCGACGATCAGCGAGTTGCCGAACCAGGTCAGGAACTTCGTGTCCTGGATGAGGTTCGTGTAGTTCTCGAACGTCGTTTCCTTGAAGAAGTCCGTGGTGGTCGCGAGCGCGGCCGGCTTCAGCGAGGTGAGCAGCACCCAGAGCACGGGGAAGACCGCGATCACGGACGCGACGATCAGCGTGAGGTGCAGGGCCGTGGAGGCCAGCGGCGAACGCTCGCCGCGCTTGCGCACCTTGGCCGGGCGCGGCGCGGAGTGCCGCGCGGTGGGGGTGGTCGTGGTGGTCACCAGTCATCTCCCTGAGTGCGCAGGACCCGCCGGTAGATGGTGGCGAAGATCAGCAGGAGTACGAGGATCAGGACGCCCCAGGTGGAGGACTGCGCGAAGTCGCGCGGGCTGACCTCGAAGGAGAACTTGTACGCCTGGGTCACCAGGATCTGGGTGGCTTCACCGGGTCCGCCGCGGGTGAGCAGGAAGATCACCGGGAACATGTTGAAGGTCCAGATGGTGGAGAGCAGGATGACGGTCGTGGAGACCGGCCGCAGTCCGGGCAGGGTGACGTGCCGGAAGCGCTGCCAGGCGGTGGCGCCGTCCATCTCCGCGGCCTCGTAGTGCTCGCTGGGGATGGACTGGAGGCCGCCGAGCAGGGCGACCATCATGAACGGCACGCCGAGCCACACGTTGACGACGATGACGGAGATCTTGGCGACGGTGGGGTCGCCCAGCCAGTCGATCCCGTCGATGCCGCCGCCGGCGAGGACCTTGTTGAGCAGCCCCCGGTCGTTGTTGTAGAGGAAGCGCCAGGCGAAGACGGAGACGAAACCGGGGACGGCCCAGGGCAGGATGAGGGCCATCCGGTAGGCGGAGCGGCCGGCGATCTTCCGGTTGAGGATGTTCGCCAGCGCCATGCCGAGGGCGAAGGTGATGGTCACACAGGAGACCGTCCACACCAGGGTCCACCCGAGGGTGCCGAGGAACTGCTCGCCGGTGAGGGCATCGGTGTAGTTGTCCAGGCCGACGAACTTGTACGTGGCGGGCAGGTGGTTGACACCGATGGACCGCGCGACGTTGCGCTCGTTGGCGTCGGTCAGCGACAGGTAGATGCCGCGGACCAGTGGATACCCGATGATCACGCCGATCACGACGACGACCGGGGCCACCATCGTCCAGGCGTACCAGTGCGTCGACAGAGCCCGCCGGAGCTTGCCCGGCGGCGGGGGGTTACCAGTACCGCGGCTCCGGCCGCGGGCGACGTCGTCGCCCGCGGCCTTCGCCACCGACTGGCTGGTGTGGACAGCCATCAGCCGGCCTGCCTTCCTGGGTTACTTCCAGCCCTTGAGGAGCTTGCGGTAGGAGGCGCCGGTCGTCTTGACCGCCTTCTCCGGGGTCGTCTGACCGGTGAGGACCTTGGTGTACTCGGTGACGAGCGGCGCGAAGAGGCTGCCGGTCTCCGGGATCCAGGGGCGCTCGACGGCGGTCTCGACGACCGGCTTGAAGAAGCCGACGATCTCGTTGTCGACCACGGACTCCTCGGCGTAGGCGGAGGTGCGGGTCGGCAGGAGGTTCAGTTCCTTGGTGACCTGGGCCTGCGTCTTGACGGAGGTCATGTAGTCGACGAAGGCGTAGGAGGCGTCCAGGTTCTTCGAACCGGCGTAGACGGCCAGGTTGTGACCGCCCTGCGGGGCGCCCTGGGCGACGGAGCCGGACGGGACCGGGGCGATGCCGAGGTTCGCCTTGTCCTTGAACTCCTTGCCGGTGTACGTGTCGGCCACGGCCCACGGGCCGTTGATCATCATCGCGACGTCGCCGTTCTTGAACGACGCCTGCATGTTGTCCCAGCCGTCGGTGGCGTCCGTCTTGGCGGCACCGGAGTCGACCAGGTCCTTGACGACCTTCATCGCCTTGACGCCGGCCGCGTCGTCGATGGTGACGGCCTTGTCCGCGGCGTTGACCATGTCGCCGCCCTCGCCGTACAGGAAGGACAGGAACCAGTAGGCGTCGTCGCCGCGCAGGTAGAAGCCGGTCTTGCCGGTCTTCGACTTGATCTTCTTGGAGACGGACTTCAGCTGGTCGATGGTGGTCGGGACCTCGACACCGGCCTCCTTGAAGATCTTCTTGTTGTAGAAGACGCCCATGGAGTCGATCACCTGCGGCACCGCGTACGTCTTGCCGTTGTACTTGGTGGAGGCGGCGGCCTGCTTCAGGAAGTCGTCCTGCTTCTGCAGGGCGGGGGTGCCGTCGAGCGGGGCCAGGTAGCCGAGGTCCGCGAACTCGGGGGTCCAGGCGACCTCGGAGCGGATCACGTCGGGGGCGCCGGAGCCCGCCTGCGCCGCGTTCTTGAACTTGTTCTGCGCGTCACCGAAGGGCACGTTGACGTACTTGACGTCGACCTTCGGGTGCAGCTTCTCGAAGCCCTCGGCGATCTTCTTGAAGACCTTGTCCTCGCTGCCCGCGGTGGAGGTGTCCCACCACGTCACGGTGCCGGAGAGCTCGCCCGAGCTCTTGGACGTGCTGTCGGACTTGTCGTCGCTGCCGCAGGCGGTCGCCGCGAGCGCCAGGGCCGCGACCAGGGCGGTGGCCGTTATGCCACGTCGCATCTGAACTCCTTCAACTGCCGTACCGCTCCGTCGCGGCGCCGGGTCGACGTGAACGTAACAAGGATGAAAGACGACCGAAAGACTTTGCGGAAGATTTCTGCAAGCTCCGGCGATCGTTACATTGGCGTGTCCTCAAGGTTGCCGTCAAGCCACTTGACGAAACTCCCCGATCCCTGCCGCACGGGGCTCACCAGCCCCGATTCCGCAGTGCGACCATCTGACCGCACCCGGCAAACGGAGGCCGCAAGAGCTTGCAAGATGTTGCCGCCGGGCGCCGCCCGGCACCCCTTCGCGCACCTCGGACCGGTCTCTCCCGGTTCCTGTGCATGGTGGGCAATCCGACCCGCTCCCGGTACAGTCCAATGCCAT is a genomic window of Streptomyces sp. NBC_00708 containing:
- a CDS encoding glycoside hydrolase family 13 protein, whose protein sequence is MTQHLAAPSTGTSDDAAAGHRTGWWQDAVIYQVYPRSFADGNGDGMGDLAGVRGRLPYLKELGVDAVWLSPFYASPQADAGYDVADYRAIDPMFGTLLDADALIRDAHDLGLRIIVDLVPNHSSDQHEWFKRALTEGPGSALRDRYHFRPGKGANGELPPNDWESIFGGPAWTRTVNPDGTPGEWYLHLFAPEQPDFNWEHPAVADEFRSILRFWLDMGVDGFRVDVAHGLVKAEGLPDLGTHDQLKLLGNDVMPFFDQDGVHEIYRSWRTILDEYPDTMGPAGPSAEGRGRATGGRIAVAEAWTPTVERTANYVRPDEMHQAFNFQYLATAWDAAALREVIDTSLDAMRPVGAPTTWVLSNHDVTRHATRFANPAGLGTQIRTPGDRELGLRRARAASLLMLALPGSAYVYQGEELGLPDVTDLPDEARQDPSFFRADGQDGFRDGCRVPVPWTREGTSYGFGAGGSWLPQPAGWGELSVEAQTGATGSTLELYRAAIAARRAHPGLGAGTDVRWLDAPEGLLAFARPGFVCTVNTTGEPVRVPVQGTVLLSSAPVGTDGDTVELPADTTVWWTV
- a CDS encoding carbohydrate ABC transporter permease, encoding MTTTTTPTARHSAPRPAKVRKRGERSPLASTALHLTLIVASVIAVFPVLWVLLTSLKPAALATTTDFFKETTFENYTNLIQDTKFLTWFGNSLIVASLTTLIGVIVSASTGYAVSRFRFPGKRGLMWTLLITQMFPVAVLIVPIYNIMAGMGLLNKPAGLVITYLTISVPFCAWMMKGFFDTIPREIDESGQVDGLTPFGTFWRLILPLAKPGLAVTAFYSFITAWGEVAYASAFMVGEDNLTLAGGLQLFVNQYGAQWGPMTAASVLIAIPAALVFLFAQKHLVTGMSAGAVKG
- a CDS encoding LacI family transcriptional regulator, with the translated sequence MVDGVTTVPLPRGPGAGGALRLSDIAGQASVSEATVSRVLNGKPGVADTTRQRVLAALDILGYERPVRLRQRSAGLIGLVTPELTNPIFPAFAQSVEQVLAGHGYTPVLCTQLPGGATEDELVEQLVERGVGGIVFLSGLHADTSADPARYAALSERGVPFVLINGYNERISAPFVSPDDTAAVRMAVSHLAELGHRRVGLAIGPQRYVPSRRKRDGFVDAAVSVLGLDRADAELLVCSTLFSVEGGQVAAGALLDRGCTGIVCGSDLMALGVVRAARDRGLEVPRDVSVVGFDDSQLIAFTDPPLTTVRQPVQAMAAAAVGALLEEIGGSPVQRTEYVFQPELVVRGSTAALRSA
- a CDS encoding extracellular solute-binding protein, which gives rise to MRRGITATALVAALALAATACGSDDKSDSTSKSSGELSGTVTWWDTSTAGSEDKVFKKIAEGFEKLHPKVDVKYVNVPFGDAQNKFKNAAQAGSGAPDVIRSEVAWTPEFADLGYLAPLDGTPALQKQDDFLKQAAASTKYNGKTYAVPQVIDSMGVFYNKKIFKEAGVEVPTTIDQLKSVSKKIKSKTGKTGFYLRGDDAYWFLSFLYGEGGDMVNAADKAVTIDDAAGVKAMKVVKDLVDSGAAKTDATDGWDNMQASFKNGDVAMMINGPWAVADTYTGKEFKDKANLGIAPVPSGSVAQGAPQGGHNLAVYAGSKNLDASYAFVDYMTSVKTQAQVTKELNLLPTRTSAYAEESVVDNEIVGFFKPVVETAVERPWIPETGSLFAPLVTEYTKVLTGQTTPEKAVKTTGASYRKLLKGWK
- a CDS encoding sugar ABC transporter permease, with the protein product MAVHTSQSVAKAAGDDVARGRSRGTGNPPPPGKLRRALSTHWYAWTMVAPVVVVIGVIIGYPLVRGIYLSLTDANERNVARSIGVNHLPATYKFVGLDNYTDALTGEQFLGTLGWTLVWTVSCVTITFALGMALANILNRKIAGRSAYRMALILPWAVPGFVSVFAWRFLYNNDRGLLNKVLAGGGIDGIDWLGDPTVAKISVIVVNVWLGVPFMMVALLGGLQSIPSEHYEAAEMDGATAWQRFRHVTLPGLRPVSTTVILLSTIWTFNMFPVIFLLTRGGPGEATQILVTQAYKFSFEVSPRDFAQSSTWGVLILVLLLIFATIYRRVLRTQGDDW